One Hordeum vulgare subsp. vulgare chromosome 4H, MorexV3_pseudomolecules_assembly, whole genome shotgun sequence DNA window includes the following coding sequences:
- the LOC123449677 gene encoding probable mitochondrial adenine nucleotide transporter BTL3 produces MPWLEMWLPAAGEGAAAGLFLDAGDAAAHGALLAAMPGCSASFGVPRRRRRPGFLSMTMSVKGGRGFAPAPVGLLTGGDDKGGGVEVAEGLAAGRGAEGVVLLEADGNLAEEEAARSGAGAMNTTKHLWSGAVAAMVSRTVVAPLERLKLEYIVRGEQRNLFELIQAIATTEGLKGFWKGNLVNILRTAPFKAVNFYAYDSYRKQLLKWSGNEETTNLERFIAGASAGVTATIMCIPMDTIRTKMVAPGGEALGGVIGVARHMIQTEGLFSLYKGLVPSLISMAPSGAVFYGVYDILKMAYLHSPEGKRRISMMKQQGQEANALDQLELGTVRTLLYGAIAGCCAEAATYPFEVVRRQLQLQVKATKMNALATCLKIVDKGGVPALYVGLIPSLLQVLPSASISYFVYELMKIVLKVE; encoded by the exons ATGCCTTGGCTGGAGATGTGGCTGCCGGCCGCGggcgagggggcggcggcggggctgttcCTCGATGCTGGCGATGCCGCGGCGCACGGCGCGCTCCTCGCGGCCATGCCCGGCTGCTCGGCGTCCTTTGGAGtgccgcggcggcgccggcggccggGGTTcctctcgatgacgatgtcggtcAAGGGGGGCAGGGGGTTCGCACCGGCCCCCGTGGGGCTGCTCACGGGCGGAGACGACAAGGGCGGAGGGGTGGAGGTGGCCGAGGGGCTGGCTGCCGGGAGGGGCGCGGAGGGGGTGGTGCTGCTGGAGGCGGACGGGAatctggcggaggaggaggcagcccgcTCTGGAGCCGGCGCCATGAACACCACCAAGCATCTCTGGTCTGGAGCCGTCGCCGCCATGGTCTCTAG AACAGTTGTTGCTCCTCTTGAGAGGCTAAAGTTGGAGTATATAGTTCGTGGCGAGCAGAGGAATCTATTTGAGCTTATCCAAGCGATTGCAACAACGGAAGGATTGAAAGGCTTTTGGAAAGGAAACTTAGTCAATATCCTCCGTACTGCTCCGTTCAAGGCGGTCAACTTCTATGCATATGACAGTTACAGAAAGCAACTTCTCAAATGGTCTGGTAATGAAGAAACAACCAATCTTGAGAGATTTATCGCTGGTGCTTCTGCTGGTGTTACAGCAACGATAATGTGCATACCGATGGATACG ATTAGGACAAAGATGGTCGCCCCTGGTGGTGAAGCATTAGGTGGGGTTATTGGTGTTGCCCGCCACATGATCCAGACTGAAGGGTTGTTCTCACTGTACAAGGGATTAGTACCTTCTCTCATTAGCATGGCACCCTCTGGCGCTGTATTCTATGGGGTGTATGACATACTGAAGATGGCTTATCTGCATTCCCCCGAAGGAAAGAGGAGGATATCAATGATGAAACAACAAGGACAAGAGGCAAATGCACTAGATCAGCTTGAGTTGGGCACTGTTAGGACCTTACTCTATGGGGCTATCGCTGGATGCTGTGCTGAGGCAGCCACATACCCTTTTGAAGTAGTTAGGAGACAGCTACAGTTGCAAGTCAAAGCAACAAAGATGAATGCACTCGCAACATGCCTAAAAATAGTTGATAAAGGTGGAGTGCCAGCACTCTACGTGGGCTTGATCCCCAGCTTGTTACAG gtTCTGCCATCGGCATCTATCAGCTATTTTGTATACGAGCTAATGAAGATAGTCCTGAAAGTGGAATGA